A DNA window from Candidatus Omnitrophota bacterium contains the following coding sequences:
- a CDS encoding DUF134 domain-containing protein — protein MRPKKTRWVKCVPGERCFKPLCKPLNKLEGVYLTLDEFEAVRLACLEGLKQVDAAKLMKISRPTFSRIVTSAHRKIADGLVNIKTISIEGGCCEIIKKRR, from the coding sequence TTGAGGCCTAAGAAAACCAGATGGGTAAAATGTGTTCCGGGTGAAAGGTGCTTTAAGCCGCTCTGTAAACCCTTAAATAAACTGGAAGGCGTTTATTTGACGCTCGATGAGTTTGAGGCCGTGCGCCTGGCCTGCCTTGAAGGATTGAAGCAGGTCGATGCTGCAAAATTAATGAAGATTTCCAGGCCCACGTTTTCTCGCATTGTCACTTCGGCTCATAGAAAGATAGCTGATGGATTAGTGAATATTAAAACCATAAGCATTGAAGGCGGCTGTTGCGAGATTATTAAGAAAAGAAGATGA